Proteins from one Mycobacterium sp. EPa45 genomic window:
- a CDS encoding ABC transporter permease — translation MTHRAVFPRVTRAAERPWYVLGRIGDQTLFYAKAIAGIPNALRYYRTEIVRLIAEISMGAGVLAMIGGTLVVVGFLTVATGGTLAVQGYSSLGDIGIEALTGFLAAFINVRISAPVVAGIGLAATFGAGVTAQLGAMRVNQEIDALESMAIPPLTFLVSTRIVAGMVSIAPLYSIAVILSFLASRYTTVMLLGQSGGLYDHYFSTFLNPMDLLWSFVQAILMALAILLIHTYFGYFASGGPSGVGVATGDAVRTSLVVLVSVTLLISLAIYGSQGRFNLAG, via the coding sequence ATGACCCATAGGGCCGTCTTTCCCCGGGTGACCCGCGCGGCGGAGCGCCCGTGGTACGTGCTGGGCCGGATCGGCGATCAGACATTGTTCTACGCCAAGGCGATCGCGGGCATCCCGAACGCACTGCGCTATTACCGCACCGAGATCGTCCGCCTGATCGCGGAGATCAGCATGGGCGCAGGGGTGTTGGCGATGATCGGCGGCACTTTGGTGGTCGTCGGATTTCTCACTGTCGCCACCGGTGGCACGTTGGCGGTTCAGGGCTACAGCTCGCTCGGCGACATCGGCATCGAGGCGCTGACCGGATTCCTGGCGGCCTTCATCAACGTCCGCATTTCGGCACCGGTCGTCGCCGGGATCGGGCTGGCCGCCACATTCGGCGCCGGCGTGACCGCCCAGCTGGGCGCGATGCGCGTCAACCAGGAGATCGACGCACTCGAGTCCATGGCCATCCCCCCGCTGACGTTTCTGGTGAGCACCAGGATCGTTGCCGGGATGGTGTCGATCGCACCGCTGTATTCGATCGCGGTCATCCTGTCGTTCCTCGCCAGCCGCTACACCACCGTCATGCTGCTCGGTCAGTCCGGCGGGCTGTACGACCACTACTTCTCGACGTTCCTCAACCCGATGGACCTGCTGTGGTCGTTCGTTCAGGCCATCCTCATGGCGCTGGCGATCTTGTTAATTCACACCTACTTTGGCTACTTCGCTTCCGGAGGCCCCTCGGGTGTCGGCGTCGCGACGGGTGACGCGGTTCGAACCTCACTGGTCGTGCTTGTCTCGGTGACGTTGCTGATCTCGCTGGCGATCTACGGTAGCCAAGGGCGTTTCAACCTGGCCGGCTAG
- a CDS encoding adenylate/guanylate cyclase domain-containing protein codes for MGASGDGRDDQAAAGLSCHSCGTELSLNSNFCSACGAPVTTVSRSAEYKQVTVLFADVVRSMHIAAVVDIERLREIMTELVELSAAVTRRYGGTVDFTGDGIMAVFGAPISFEDHATRACRAALDIHRAIADLAQDVSLRDGVDLQLRVGLNSGQVIAGEIGSAATGYTAVGEQVGMAQRMESVASAGGVMLSASTARLVQDYARLGEPELVTIKGSDRPVTAYRLLGLPDGVRPAARIESALVGRRVELTYSSAVLDRAMEGRGAIVAVVGSPGIGKSRLAREVSALAAARGVEVVTAYCESHTADIPFHAVARLLRAAFGITGLDNPSARARLRHQAVDADPDDMVLLEDLLGITDSAAVLPKIDPDARRRRLTTLVNATWLTRGSPTVYIIEDAHWMDEVSESMLADFLSVTTQAPALVLITYRPEYDGALRRLPGAQGLTLAPLTESETGELVAGLLGLDPSVADVTALITKKAAGNPFFAEEMVRDLAERGILGGYRGAYAATVGTAEVTLPATVQATIAARIDRLAPTAKRALHAAAVVGAKFDRDMLAALGVDPAVDSLVGGQFVDQIDAPSPAYVFHHPLIRTVAYESQLKSDRAELHRKLAAAIQERDPVAADENAALTAEHLEAAGDLVAAFEWHMRSGAWSSNRDIGAARASWTRALSVADRLPDVESSRITRQIAARTLLCSSAWRAGGTIAEAGFDQLRELCGVAGDERSLAIGMAGYLMKRAFHGEFIESSRLASEFAAILESIGDPSMTVGLLFACIVAKWETGEMIEATRLADRALQLADGDPTMGNIIVGSPLAVTRAMRGIAKSALGQPGWREDFDVAIEIARGLDPLSRVLTSLFRGISMAYGALLPDEEMLNDSAVVLRVAEQSGDDFTLANARLARAFMLMLLDDEQQRTQGLEYLAVIREAALAHRFTVSALWFHDISLASEKARSGQLDEAIALADEAVDAVLCSGEKLWPGLATTVLVEALLLRGTDEDVMRAEAAIDRLEGVPTDPGFVLHELPILRLRALLACARDDVEAYREYRDRYRAMATDLGFEGHIKFAATMT; via the coding sequence GTGGGCGCGTCGGGGGACGGTCGCGATGATCAGGCGGCAGCGGGGCTGTCGTGTCATTCGTGCGGCACCGAGCTGTCGCTGAACTCGAACTTCTGCAGTGCGTGCGGTGCACCGGTGACGACGGTGAGTCGGTCCGCGGAGTACAAACAGGTGACGGTGCTCTTCGCCGACGTGGTGCGCTCGATGCACATCGCGGCCGTGGTCGATATCGAGCGGCTGCGCGAGATCATGACCGAGCTCGTCGAACTTTCGGCGGCGGTGACGCGTCGCTACGGCGGCACCGTGGACTTCACCGGCGACGGCATCATGGCGGTCTTCGGCGCTCCTATCTCCTTCGAGGATCACGCAACGCGGGCGTGCCGGGCCGCACTGGACATTCATCGCGCCATCGCAGATTTGGCCCAGGACGTCTCGCTCCGCGATGGTGTCGACCTTCAGCTCCGGGTCGGACTGAATTCGGGCCAGGTCATCGCCGGCGAGATTGGTAGTGCGGCAACGGGATATACCGCCGTCGGCGAGCAGGTAGGCATGGCCCAGCGGATGGAGTCCGTAGCTTCTGCCGGTGGGGTGATGCTCAGCGCGTCGACCGCCCGACTGGTGCAGGATTACGCCCGGCTCGGTGAACCGGAGCTGGTCACCATCAAGGGCAGCGACCGCCCGGTGACCGCCTACCGGTTGCTGGGGCTGCCGGACGGGGTTCGCCCCGCCGCGCGCATCGAGTCGGCTCTGGTCGGGCGGCGGGTGGAATTGACCTATTCCTCGGCCGTGCTGGACCGAGCAATGGAAGGCCGCGGCGCGATTGTCGCGGTGGTCGGATCGCCGGGCATCGGCAAGAGTCGCTTGGCCCGTGAGGTGTCCGCGCTAGCTGCCGCGCGGGGGGTCGAGGTGGTCACCGCCTACTGCGAGTCTCACACGGCCGACATCCCTTTCCACGCCGTGGCCCGGCTGCTGAGGGCTGCGTTCGGGATCACCGGCCTCGATAATCCGTCGGCCCGGGCGCGGCTGCGCCACCAGGCCGTCGACGCCGATCCCGACGATATGGTGCTCCTCGAGGATCTGCTGGGTATCACCGATTCCGCGGCGGTGCTGCCCAAGATCGACCCGGATGCCCGACGACGACGGTTGACCACGTTGGTCAACGCCACCTGGCTGACCCGAGGGTCGCCGACGGTGTACATCATCGAGGACGCCCACTGGATGGACGAAGTCAGCGAATCGATGTTGGCTGACTTTCTGTCGGTGACGACGCAGGCTCCTGCGCTGGTGTTGATCACCTACCGCCCCGAGTATGACGGCGCCTTGCGTCGGCTACCCGGAGCCCAAGGCCTCACCCTGGCACCGCTGACTGAATCGGAAACGGGTGAATTGGTCGCTGGGTTGCTAGGGCTCGATCCCTCGGTCGCAGACGTGACCGCACTGATTACCAAGAAGGCGGCGGGAAATCCGTTCTTCGCCGAGGAGATGGTGCGAGATCTGGCTGAGCGCGGGATTCTCGGTGGCTACCGTGGCGCCTATGCCGCGACGGTCGGTACCGCTGAGGTGACCTTGCCCGCCACCGTGCAGGCCACCATCGCCGCCCGCATCGATCGACTGGCCCCGACAGCGAAGCGCGCTTTACATGCGGCGGCTGTTGTAGGTGCGAAATTCGATCGAGACATGTTGGCGGCGTTAGGTGTTGACCCAGCAGTCGACAGTTTGGTGGGCGGTCAGTTCGTTGATCAGATCGATGCACCCTCACCCGCATATGTCTTTCACCACCCGCTGATCCGCACCGTCGCCTATGAATCGCAGCTGAAATCGGACCGCGCCGAGCTCCATCGCAAGCTCGCCGCGGCGATTCAAGAACGCGACCCGGTCGCGGCCGACGAGAATGCCGCGTTGACGGCCGAGCACCTCGAGGCGGCCGGTGATTTGGTGGCAGCCTTCGAGTGGCACATGCGCTCGGGGGCTTGGTCGTCCAACCGCGATATCGGCGCCGCGCGCGCGAGCTGGACGCGGGCTCTATCGGTCGCGGACCGTCTGCCCGACGTTGAATCCAGCCGTATTACGAGGCAGATAGCCGCGCGAACTCTCCTGTGCTCCAGCGCTTGGCGCGCCGGTGGCACGATTGCCGAGGCAGGGTTCGACCAACTGCGTGAGTTGTGTGGTGTCGCGGGCGACGAGCGGTCATTGGCGATCGGCATGGCGGGATATCTTATGAAACGAGCCTTCCACGGAGAGTTCATCGAATCATCGCGATTAGCGTCGGAGTTTGCGGCCATCCTCGAGTCCATCGGTGATCCGTCGATGACCGTGGGATTGCTTTTCGCCTGCATTGTCGCCAAGTGGGAAACAGGCGAGATGATCGAAGCGACGCGCCTGGCGGACCGCGCCTTGCAACTCGCCGACGGTGATCCCACGATGGGCAACATCATTGTCGGATCGCCGCTTGCGGTAACCCGCGCGATGCGCGGCATCGCGAAAAGCGCTCTGGGACAGCCCGGGTGGCGCGAGGATTTCGACGTCGCAATCGAGATTGCACGCGGATTAGATCCGCTTTCCCGGGTGCTCACCAGCTTGTTCCGCGGAATATCCATGGCATACGGCGCACTGCTGCCCGATGAGGAAATGCTGAACGACAGCGCTGTGGTCCTCCGCGTCGCCGAGCAGTCCGGAGATGACTTCACACTGGCCAACGCCCGGCTGGCGCGCGCGTTCATGCTCATGCTTCTCGACGACGAGCAGCAGCGCACGCAGGGCTTGGAGTACCTTGCGGTCATCCGCGAGGCGGCCCTCGCCCACAGGTTCACCGTGTCGGCGCTGTGGTTTCACGACATCAGCCTTGCCTCCGAGAAGGCCCGATCCGGGCAGCTGGATGAAGCAATCGCCCTAGCCGACGAGGCAGTTGACGCGGTGCTCTGCTCCGGCGAGAAGTTATGGCCGGGACTGGCAACCACCGTCTTGGTGGAGGCTCTTCTGCTCCGGGGGACAGATGAGGATGTGATGCGAGCCGAGGCTGCCATTGACCGGCTCGAAGGTGTCCCCACCGATCCGGGATTCGTTTTGCACGAACTGCCCATCTTGCGGCTGCGGGCACTTCTAGCCTGTGCCCGGGATGACGTGGAGGCCTATCGGGAGTACCGGGATCGCTACCGTGCCATGGCCACCGACTTGGGCTTTGAGGGACACATCAAATTCGCCGCGACGATGACATGA
- a CDS encoding AAA family ATPase, which yields MDTSGDGRDAQLLALSCGSCGARLPLNSNFCNACGARVTVGPSAEYKQVTVLVADVVRSMDIAAAVDMERLRAIMTELLECAAALVHRYGGTVEYTGDGIMALFGAPIALEDHAFRACVAALAIQNEAARLAAEVQRTDKVALQLRVGLNSGRVIAGEIGSGTLGYHATGGHVGMAQRMESVAPAGEVMLSESTARLVEHLVLLAEPERLRIKGSDRPVPAYRLKGVGPRKGSNRRTEARLVGRRWELAVLEAILERAVEGRGDVVNVVGPPGIGKSRVAREAAALATGRGVDVFWTFCESHAVDIPFRAVAQLLRARTGVADLVGSAARGRLREHFAAADPQDLLLLDDLLGIADSAVTPPPINPDARRRRLTALINATSLARTTPALLIIEDAQWIDTASESMLTDFLTVIPRTPSMVLVTARPEYQGALRRVTGAQTIALGTLDNSDIATLIQELLGSDPSVGELTTIIAERADGNPFFAEEMVRELAQRGALAGRRGAYTCEADVAEVKVPATVQAAIEARIDRLTAPAKRTLTAASVIGARFGAELLPALGVDPAFDELLGAELIDQVGFSSRVEFAFRHPLIRAVAYESQLKSDRAQWHRRLAAAIERVAHRSDENGALIAEHLEAAGELHKAYEWHMRAGAWSTNRDLAAARVSWERACRIADALPADDPGALSMRIAPRTMLCATDLHARTAHDGQRRFAELRDLCNAAGDKVSLAIGMSSPGTALCYAGRHREAAKMASEQMALLESIGDADAMMALAGLAFVNWGGVAEFGQIMLWSQKIIGLADGDPTKGAGFGVGSPLAIALAYRGTARWWLGRAGWRQDLFDAVAMAERSNPETLAGTIAWTYGFAVQYGVLRADESVLRASEAALQTARTASTDRAMGLTGYTLAVGLLNQDDAVDRQRGLTLMQQTREMWLSKRAFFLIPVTDVWTAREMARRGELDESIDVIREAATELRRMQNVFYGFWATGVLVQTLLERGADDDLDEAALAIDEMTELKADSAIGEVSVLRLRALLARSQSDELTYRDYRGRYRAMAKSLGFELHSVWAATMP from the coding sequence GTGGACACGTCGGGGGACGGCCGCGATGCGCAACTCTTGGCGCTGTCGTGTGGGTCCTGTGGCGCTCGGCTCCCGCTGAACTCGAACTTCTGCAATGCGTGTGGCGCGCGAGTCACCGTCGGTCCGTCGGCGGAGTACAAGCAGGTGACGGTCTTGGTTGCCGACGTCGTGCGCTCGATGGACATCGCGGCCGCCGTGGACATGGAGCGATTACGGGCGATCATGACCGAACTGCTCGAATGCGCGGCAGCGCTGGTGCACCGGTACGGCGGGACCGTGGAATACACCGGGGACGGGATCATGGCGCTGTTCGGTGCTCCAATTGCGCTAGAGGATCACGCATTTCGAGCCTGCGTGGCGGCCTTGGCGATCCAGAACGAGGCAGCCCGGTTGGCAGCCGAGGTGCAACGGACCGACAAGGTGGCGTTGCAATTGCGGGTGGGGCTCAACTCGGGCCGGGTCATCGCCGGCGAAATCGGTTCGGGGACGCTCGGGTACCACGCCACCGGCGGGCACGTCGGGATGGCGCAGCGGATGGAGTCGGTGGCACCTGCGGGTGAGGTGATGCTTTCGGAGTCGACCGCACGCCTTGTCGAGCACCTCGTGCTTCTCGCCGAGCCGGAGCGTCTACGTATCAAGGGGTCTGACCGGCCGGTGCCCGCCTACCGGCTGAAAGGCGTCGGCCCGCGCAAGGGCTCCAACCGGCGCACGGAGGCACGGCTGGTCGGGCGGCGGTGGGAGCTGGCGGTGCTCGAAGCCATCCTGGAGCGCGCTGTCGAGGGCCGCGGTGACGTCGTGAATGTGGTGGGACCGCCAGGTATCGGAAAGAGCCGGGTGGCCCGTGAGGCCGCGGCTCTGGCCACCGGCCGGGGGGTTGACGTGTTCTGGACGTTCTGTGAATCCCACGCCGTTGACATCCCCTTCCGTGCTGTTGCCCAACTGCTTCGCGCCCGCACCGGCGTGGCCGACCTCGTCGGCAGTGCCGCCCGTGGTCGGCTCCGGGAACACTTCGCGGCTGCCGACCCGCAGGATCTCCTGTTGCTCGACGACCTGCTCGGTATCGCCGATTCCGCTGTGACGCCGCCCCCGATCAACCCCGATGCGCGACGGCGTCGGCTGACCGCGTTGATCAACGCGACGTCGCTGGCGCGCACGACGCCGGCGTTGTTGATCATCGAGGACGCGCAGTGGATCGACACCGCCAGCGAGTCGATGCTGACCGACTTCCTCACCGTCATCCCACGCACGCCGTCAATGGTGCTGGTAACGGCTCGCCCGGAATATCAGGGAGCGCTGCGACGGGTCACTGGTGCCCAGACAATAGCTCTCGGCACACTGGATAATTCGGACATCGCGACGTTGATCCAAGAGTTACTCGGCTCGGATCCGTCGGTCGGCGAGCTGACGACGATCATTGCCGAACGGGCCGACGGGAATCCGTTCTTCGCCGAGGAGATGGTTCGCGAGTTGGCCCAGCGCGGCGCGCTGGCCGGCCGGCGCGGTGCCTATACCTGCGAAGCAGATGTCGCAGAGGTCAAGGTGCCGGCCACGGTGCAGGCTGCGATCGAGGCGCGCATCGATCGGCTGACGGCCCCGGCGAAGCGGACGCTGACCGCCGCGTCGGTGATCGGAGCCCGCTTCGGCGCAGAGCTGCTGCCTGCGCTGGGCGTCGATCCGGCATTCGACGAGTTGCTGGGCGCGGAACTCATTGACCAAGTCGGGTTCAGCTCCAGAGTCGAATTCGCCTTCCGGCATCCACTGATCCGTGCCGTGGCTTATGAATCACAGTTGAAATCCGATCGGGCCCAATGGCATCGGCGCTTGGCCGCCGCGATAGAGCGCGTGGCGCACAGGTCCGACGAGAACGGGGCGCTGATCGCCGAACACCTCGAAGCGGCAGGGGAGTTGCACAAGGCATACGAGTGGCACATGCGTGCCGGTGCGTGGTCCACCAACCGCGATCTGGCCGCAGCCCGGGTCAGCTGGGAGCGCGCCTGCCGCATCGCGGACGCGCTGCCCGCGGACGACCCGGGTGCCCTGTCGATGCGCATCGCCCCGCGCACGATGCTGTGTGCCACCGACCTGCACGCGCGGACGGCTCACGACGGTCAGAGGCGCTTTGCGGAGTTGCGAGATCTGTGCAACGCCGCGGGGGACAAGGTGTCGTTGGCCATCGGCATGAGCAGTCCCGGGACGGCTCTCTGCTACGCCGGGCGACACCGCGAGGCGGCCAAGATGGCATCCGAACAGATGGCACTCCTCGAATCGATCGGGGACGCTGACGCGATGATGGCACTGGCCGGTCTTGCATTTGTAAATTGGGGCGGCGTAGCCGAATTCGGTCAGATCATGCTCTGGTCGCAGAAGATCATCGGTTTGGCGGACGGCGATCCCACCAAAGGTGCCGGCTTCGGAGTCGGGTCGCCACTCGCGATCGCGTTGGCCTATCGGGGTACCGCGCGGTGGTGGCTTGGTCGTGCGGGCTGGCGCCAAGATCTCTTCGACGCGGTCGCGATGGCCGAACGCAGCAACCCGGAAACCCTCGCCGGCACCATCGCGTGGACCTACGGTTTCGCGGTGCAGTACGGCGTTCTTCGGGCGGATGAGTCCGTGCTCCGGGCGAGCGAAGCTGCGCTGCAGACCGCGCGAACGGCCAGCACCGACCGCGCCATGGGCTTGACCGGATACACATTGGCCGTCGGGTTGCTGAACCAAGACGACGCGGTGGACCGTCAACGCGGGCTGACGTTGATGCAGCAGACACGGGAGATGTGGCTGAGCAAGCGAGCGTTCTTTCTCATCCCGGTCACCGACGTGTGGACGGCCCGGGAAATGGCCAGACGCGGAGAGCTCGATGAGTCCATCGACGTGATACGCGAAGCTGCCACCGAACTTCGCCGGATGCAGAACGTGTTCTATGGGTTCTGGGCCACTGGAGTTTTGGTGCAGACACTGCTGGAGCGTGGAGCCGATGACGACCTGGACGAAGCCGCGCTGGCGATAGACGAAATGACCGAACTGAAGGCAGATTCGGCGATCGGCGAGGTCAGCGTGTTGCGGTTGCGCGCGCTGCTGGCGCGTTCGCAGAGTGACGAGCTGACGTACCGTGACTACCGTGGTCGCTACCGCGCGATGGCGAAATCGCTTGGTTTTGAGCTGCATTCGGTGTGGGCCGCCACGATGCCGTAA
- a CDS encoding MarR family winged helix-turn-helix transcriptional regulator has product MGAPRTGATATSAAPKADAEYAAELERATRGLLALNVVVLEEIEKRVGLPTLRALQSLQRLGPSLVTELGEDLDLVPSSASRLSDRLAESGLITRSVAPHNRRATILELTAAGRAVLEEVVAARVAHFGAVTERMNRREREQLLAGAAAFTAAYSRLAKRHGAD; this is encoded by the coding sequence ATGGGTGCTCCAAGAACGGGCGCAACGGCCACGAGTGCCGCGCCGAAGGCTGATGCCGAATACGCCGCCGAGCTCGAACGCGCGACGCGGGGCCTGCTGGCGCTGAACGTTGTGGTGCTCGAGGAAATCGAAAAGCGAGTCGGTTTACCAACTTTGCGCGCGCTTCAGTCTCTACAGCGCCTCGGGCCGAGCCTGGTCACGGAACTAGGAGAAGACCTGGACCTGGTCCCCTCCAGCGCCAGTCGTCTCAGTGACCGGCTCGCCGAGTCCGGCTTGATCACCCGGAGTGTGGCTCCGCACAACCGCCGGGCGACGATTCTCGAACTGACGGCGGCCGGGCGCGCAGTGCTCGAGGAGGTCGTTGCCGCGCGCGTCGCGCACTTCGGCGCGGTCACCGAACGGATGAACCGCCGAGAACGCGAGCAGCTCCTCGCCGGGGCGGCGGCATTTACTGCTGCCTACAGCCGATTGGCCAAACGCCACGGGGCCGACTGA
- a CDS encoding glycoside hydrolase family 15 protein has translation MSGDITDPHVLREYALLADGHRGALIGPRGEISWMCAPRWDSDAVFAALIGGNGAFAITPRGRFVWGGHYEDGSLIWRSRWVTTDGITECREALAYPGDPHRLVLMRRIIAARGDACVTMTFAPASGFGRHGMTEVVRDDHGVWHAECGPLLITLHGAPHATITHDDAGVVALRCDLKLVEGRHHDIVVEVSDRPSCGPLPTPDALWLATENAWESVLPMFDGSSAARDARHSYAVLRGMTSPGGGMVAAATMSLPERAEQRRNYDYRYVWIRDQCYAGQAVALDGPHGVLGDAVAFVTDRLLADGPDLKPAYRVNGAAVPDECSLRLPGYPGGSDMLGNHAHSQFQLDVFGEALLLFAAAARHDHLGGDGYRAAAAAASAIADRWREPDAGVWELETRHWTHSRLTCVAGLRAIATHAPAHDAADFQSLADAILAASADCVHPSGRWQRAPDDMRVDAALLVPALRGAVAHDDPRTTATLRAVLDELEDDGFVYRFHHDGQSLAEAEGAFLLCGFWASLACRQQGDMVGAARYFERNRAACGPPGLFGEEYDVEQRQIRGNIPQAFVHALLIESSLCVATPPHELTHSPVNRKEPS, from the coding sequence ATGAGCGGCGACATCACCGACCCGCACGTGTTGCGGGAGTATGCATTGCTTGCCGACGGGCACCGTGGTGCGCTGATCGGCCCGCGCGGCGAAATCAGCTGGATGTGCGCTCCCCGTTGGGACAGCGACGCTGTCTTCGCGGCGTTGATCGGAGGCAACGGTGCCTTCGCGATCACGCCGCGGGGGCGGTTCGTTTGGGGCGGGCACTATGAAGACGGCAGCCTGATTTGGCGTTCTCGCTGGGTCACCACCGACGGGATCACCGAGTGCCGGGAGGCGCTCGCATACCCCGGCGACCCGCATCGCCTCGTCCTGATGCGCAGGATCATCGCGGCGCGCGGCGACGCCTGCGTGACAATGACATTCGCGCCCGCCAGCGGATTCGGGCGGCACGGTATGACCGAGGTGGTCCGTGATGACCACGGAGTCTGGCATGCCGAGTGTGGGCCGTTACTCATCACGTTGCACGGCGCCCCACACGCCACGATCACCCATGACGACGCCGGTGTCGTCGCATTGCGGTGTGACCTCAAGCTGGTGGAGGGCCGGCACCACGACATCGTTGTCGAGGTGTCCGACCGGCCCAGCTGCGGGCCATTGCCCACCCCGGACGCGCTGTGGCTTGCCACCGAAAATGCTTGGGAGTCAGTACTTCCCATGTTCGACGGCAGCAGCGCAGCTCGCGACGCGCGGCATTCGTATGCGGTATTGCGCGGCATGACCAGTCCGGGCGGCGGCATGGTGGCCGCGGCGACAATGAGTCTGCCCGAGCGCGCCGAGCAACGCCGCAACTACGACTACCGCTACGTGTGGATCCGCGACCAGTGCTATGCCGGACAGGCCGTCGCGCTCGACGGGCCACACGGCGTGCTCGGCGACGCGGTCGCTTTCGTGACTGACCGGCTCCTCGCCGATGGTCCCGACCTCAAGCCCGCCTACCGCGTCAACGGCGCAGCGGTACCCGACGAATGCTCACTGCGGCTACCCGGCTATCCCGGAGGCAGTGACATGCTGGGCAACCACGCGCACAGTCAATTCCAGCTCGACGTCTTCGGGGAAGCGCTGTTGCTATTCGCCGCGGCGGCACGCCATGACCACCTCGGCGGTGACGGTTACCGGGCTGCGGCTGCGGCGGCATCGGCGATCGCGGATCGCTGGCGGGAACCCGACGCCGGCGTGTGGGAGCTCGAGACCCGGCATTGGACGCACTCGCGGCTCACCTGTGTCGCCGGCCTGCGGGCGATCGCCACTCATGCCCCAGCCCACGATGCCGCTGACTTCCAGTCTTTGGCCGATGCCATCCTCGCCGCGAGTGCCGACTGCGTGCACCCCAGCGGTCGGTGGCAACGCGCCCCCGACGACATGCGAGTCGACGCTGCGCTGCTCGTCCCGGCACTACGCGGTGCCGTGGCGCACGACGACCCACGTACCACCGCGACCTTGCGCGCCGTGCTCGACGAACTCGAAGACGACGGATTCGTCTACCGCTTCCACCACGACGGCCAGTCCCTCGCCGAAGCCGAAGGCGCCTTCCTGCTGTGCGGGTTCTGGGCCTCCCTGGCCTGCCGCCAGCAAGGTGACATGGTCGGCGCCGCGCGCTATTTCGAGCGCAACCGCGCTGCGTGCGGACCACCCGGATTGTTCGGGGAGGAGTACGACGTCGAGCAGCGTCAGATCCGGGGAAACATCCCGCAGGCTTTCGTGCACGCCCTTCTCATCGAATCGTCACTGTGCGTGGCAACGCCGCCGCATGAGCTCACCCATTCGCCCGTAAACAGGAAGGAACCGTCATGA
- a CDS encoding SDR family oxidoreductase translates to MTSTSPRVVVVTGASAGIGRAAAKAFGQRGDRVALLARGRAGLQGAVDDVEAGGGTALALPTDVADFKQVDAAATTVEETFGPIDVWVNVAFTSVFAPFTEIEPDEFRRVTEVSYLGFVYGTMAALARMRPRDAGTVVQVGSALGARAIPLQSAYCGAKHGINGFTESVRTELLHNCSNVHITVVQMPAVNTPQFSWVLSRLPRHPQPVPPIYQPEVAARSIVRAAEHPRRKQYWVGASTAATVLGQRLMPSVLDRYLARTGYSSQQTGEPVGADRPNNLWEPLDDQVGTDHGAHGSFDDRSISRSPQVWLSRHVRSLSAAAAGTVLTAGGAALARYRH, encoded by the coding sequence ATGACCAGTACTTCGCCACGCGTCGTGGTCGTCACCGGAGCCAGCGCCGGGATCGGACGCGCCGCCGCGAAGGCGTTCGGACAGCGTGGCGACCGCGTCGCGCTGCTGGCCCGCGGACGCGCCGGGCTACAGGGCGCCGTCGACGACGTCGAGGCGGGGGGTGGGACGGCGCTAGCCCTGCCCACCGACGTGGCGGACTTCAAGCAGGTCGACGCCGCTGCCACCACGGTCGAGGAGACCTTCGGGCCGATCGACGTCTGGGTCAACGTCGCGTTCACGTCGGTGTTCGCTCCGTTCACCGAGATCGAGCCTGACGAGTTCCGCCGCGTCACCGAAGTCAGCTACCTCGGGTTCGTCTACGGCACCATGGCCGCACTGGCCCGCATGCGGCCGCGCGACGCGGGGACAGTTGTGCAGGTGGGTTCCGCCCTGGGTGCCCGTGCCATTCCGCTGCAGTCCGCGTATTGCGGCGCGAAACACGGAATCAACGGATTCACCGAATCGGTGCGCACGGAATTGCTGCACAATTGCAGCAACGTCCACATCACTGTCGTGCAGATGCCGGCGGTCAACACTCCACAATTCAGCTGGGTGCTGTCGCGGCTGCCACGCCACCCGCAACCCGTGCCACCCATCTATCAGCCCGAGGTTGCGGCCCGCTCGATCGTGCGTGCCGCCGAGCATCCCCGTCGCAAGCAGTACTGGGTCGGCGCAAGCACCGCGGCGACCGTGCTCGGGCAGCGCCTGATGCCGTCCGTGCTCGACCGCTACCTGGCGCGCACCGGCTACTCCTCGCAGCAGACCGGCGAGCCCGTCGGCGCGGATCGGCCGAACAATCTGTGGGAGCCCCTTGACGACCAAGTCGGCACCGACCACGGTGCTCACGGGTCGTTCGATGACCGATCCATCAGCCGTTCGCCGCAGGTGTGGCTGTCGCGGCACGTCCGATCGCTGTCTGCCGCTGCTGCGGGCACCGTGCTGACTGCCGGCGGAGCCGCCCTGGCCCGCTACCGCCACTGA